The genome window CGGCCAACAAGGACGTCTACCGCGAAACCGGACTATGGCACGAGGCCCTCGCCGACGCCGCGCCCAACGATCTCTGCGTCGTCGTCGATTCCGGCAGTTCCGATCCGGCGATCGCCGAAGGGATCGCCGCCCAGGTGAAGGAGCGGCTCGCCGCTCTCGCCCGGGGCGGCAGCAAGGCCCGCTACCCGATCGCCCACAGCTTCCGGCGCGCGCTCGCGCTCGCGCCGAAGGCGGACGTCGCGTTGATCTCGGTCGCCGGGCAGTACGCCCACGGCCTCGCCGGCGAGGCGCTCGACGCCGGGCTCAACGTGATGATCTTCTCCGATAACGTCGAGGTCGCGCAGGAGCGCGACCTCAAGGACCGCGCCACCGCGCGCGGCCTCCTGGTGATGGGGCCGGATTGCGGGACGGCGATCGTCCACGGCGCGCCGCTCGCCTTCGCCAACCGCGTTCCCGCGGGGAGCATCGGCGTGGTCGGCGCGTCCGGCACCGGCATCCAGGAACTGACCTGCCAGATCGCGCGGCGGGGCGGCGGCATCACCCATGCCCTCGGCCTCGGCGGACGCGATCTGTCGGACGCGGTGGGCGGCCTCTCGGCCGAGACCGCCCTCGATCTCGTCGCCGCCGACGCGGCGACGCGGGTCGTCGCCTTCGTCTCCAAACCCCCGGCGGCGAAGGTGCGCGACCGCCTTCTCGAAAAGATGGGCGGCCTCGGCAAGCCGGTGGTCGCGCTGTTCCTCGGCGACCGACCCGGCCGCCGCGACGTCCGCGACCTGCATCTTGCGCGGACCCTCGACGAGGCGGCGGCGCTCGCGGTCGAACTCGCCGAAATCGACTCCGTCGCCGCTTCGGCGCCGGTGCCGAAGGGACGCGGCATCCGCGGCCTCTTTACCGGCGGCACGCTCGCCGGAGAGGCGGCCCAACTGCTCGCCGAGGCGCTCGACCTCGCGCCCGACGCCGCCCATGCCGACGGCTTCATGCTGCACGCCGGGGGGCATCGCATCGTCGATCTCGGCGACGACGTCTACACCCGCGGGCGGCCGCATCCGATGATCGATCCCTTCGCCCGCAACGAAATGATCCGCGCCGTCGCCGACGATGCCGACGCGGGCGTGCTCCTGGTCGACGTGGTGCTCGGTTTCGGCAGCCACGCCGATCCCGCCGGCGAGGTCGCGCGGTCCGTCGAGGAGATGCGGACCGCCCGAGGCGAAGGCGCGCCGATCGCCGTCGTCGCGACCCTCACCGGCACCCCCGAGGATCCGCAGGACTACCTCACCCAGGCGCGGAAACTCGAGGACGCCGGCATCCTGATTGCCGGCAGCGTGCGGGCGGCGGTCCTTCTGGCGCTCCGGCTGCTTTCCCCCCGGCGAGCCGCGCCGGGGCAGCCGCCCGCACTTCTTGCCGCGTCTCCGGTGGTCGTCAACATCGGTCTGCGCGGCTTCGCCGACGATCTCGCGGCCAACGGGGTCGACGTCGTCCACCTGCAATGGGAACCGCCCGCGGAAGGCTCCGATCGCCTGCGCCGCCTCGCGGCCGCCCTCAAATGACCCGGAGTTTCGATATGTACGCCTCGATCGATGAAGCCAATGCCGCGGTGATCGCGGAAATCCGCAAGGCCCGTCCCCATCTCGTCGATGTCCGCCCCGCGCGCGACTGCATCCCGGCGCTCGCCGAGGGCCGGGTTCTGATGCACGCCGGTCCGCCGATCGCCTGGTCGGAGATGACCGGCCCGATGAAGGGCGCGGTGCTCGGCGCCTGCCTTTACGAAGGTTGGGCGAAGACCAACGCCGAGGCCGAGGCCCTGGCGGCGAAGGAAATCCGCTTCGTGCCCTGCCACGACCAGGGCGCGGTGGGGCCGATGGGCGGCATCACCTCGGGCGGCATGCCGGTTCTGGTGGTCCGCAACCTCGAACAGGGCAACGTCGCCTACTGCAACCTCAACGAAGGCATCGGCAAGGTGATGCGCTTCGGCGCGTTCGAGGGCGAGGTGCAGACCCGGCTGGCGTGGATGCGCGACGTGCTCGCCCCGGTGCTCTCCGCGGCCCTGCGGCGGAAGCCCGACGGCGTCGACCTGATCGCTCTGATGGGGCAGGCGATCACCATGGGCGACGAGTTCCATCAGCGCAACATCGCCGCCTCGGCGCTGCTGATGAAGGCGCTCGCCGCCGAGATCGCCGCCGGTGAAGCCAAGCCCGCCGACAAGGTGGAGGTGCTGCGCTTCCTCGAACGCACCGATCAGTTCTTCCTCAACGTGGCGATGGCCTGCTGCAAGTGCATCATGGATGCGGGGCATGCCGTCGGCGCGGGCAGCATCGTCACCGCGATGACCCGCAACGGCCGCGATTTCGGCATCCGCGTGTCGGGCCTCGGCAGTCGCTGGTTCTCCGCGCCGGTCAACACTCCGGTCGGGTTGTTCTTCACCGGCTTTACCCAGACCGACGCCAATCCCGACATCGGCGACAGCGCGATCACCGAAACCTACGGCATCGGCGGGGCGGCGATGATCGCCGCGCCGGGCGTGACCCGCTTCGTCGGGTCCGGCGGCTTCTCCGACGCCCTCGAGATCTCCGACAAGATGCGCGAGATCTACGTCGACACCAATCCGGTGCTGCAGATCCCGACCTGGGACTTCCAGGGCGCCTGCCTCGGCCTCGACGTGCGCCGCGTCGTCGAGACCGGCATCACGCCGGTGATCAACACCGGCATCGCGCACCGCCTGCCCGGCATCGGCCAGGTCGGCGCGGGCACCGTGCATCCGCCCCTGGCGTGTTTCGAGCAGGCGCTCGAAGCCCTCGCCGCGGCGCGCGCGCAGGCGGTCTGACCGCTTCCATCCGGCCGGGCGAGGCCCTCGGGCCTCGCCCTTTCCCGTGGAGTTCCGGCGTCGCCGACGGTGCGTCGCGGCCGGAGACACCGAGATCGTCTGCGCCGGAAACGGCACACTTGGGAGATCGAAATGATCGAGGGCATTCCCCCGCGTCTGCTGATCGCGATCGGCGGCAACGCCATCCACCCCGAAGGCATCCGCGGCACTCCGGACGAACAGTTCGACGTCGCCACCCGCCTCGGCCATACGCTGCTGCCGCTGATGAAACTGGATACCCAACTGGTCGTCACCCACGGCAACGGTCCGGTGGCGGGCAAGATTCAAATGCGCAACCTGCTCGCCCGCAAGCGCGTCGAGCCGATGTCGCTCGACATCTGCGGCGCTCACAGTCAGGGCGGCATCGGCTACATCCTGATGCAGGCGCTCGAAAACACGCTGCGGGAGGCCGGGCACGCGCGCGAGGTCGTCTACATGCTGACCCAGGTCGAGGTCGACCCGGACGATCCGGCGTTCCGCAATCCCACCAAGCCGATCGGCTACTTCTATTCCGCGGACGAGGCGGAGTCCCTGAAGACCGAGCTGGGCTGGGAGATGCGCGAGGATTCCGGGCGCGGCTGGCGGCACGTCGTGCCGTCTCCGATGCCGCGGCACATCGTCGAGACTGCGCTCATCGGCGCGGCGGCGGCGACCGGCGCGGTGGTGATCGCGGGCGGCGGCGGCGGCATTCCGGTGGTGCGCGACGCGCGGGGGCAGCTCCACGGCGTCGAGGCGGTGATCGACAAGGACCGCACCTCGGCGCTGATGGCGAACCTCCTCGGCATCGAGGACATGATCATCCTCACCCCGGTGCCGCAGGTCGCGATCGACTTCGGCAAGCCCACGCAGCGGCCGCTCGGACGCGTGACGCTGGCGGAGATCCGCCGCCATCAGGCCGACGGGCAGTTTCCGCCCGGGAGCATGGGGCCGAAGATCGA of uncultured Alphaproteobacteria bacterium contains these proteins:
- the yahG gene encoding conserved hypothetical protein (Evidence 4 : Homologs of previously reported genes of unknown function) gives rise to the protein MYASIDEANAAVIAEIRKARPHLVDVRPARDCIPALAEGRVLMHAGPPIAWSEMTGPMKGAVLGACLYEGWAKTNAEAEALAAKEIRFVPCHDQGAVGPMGGITSGGMPVLVVRNLEQGNVAYCNLNEGIGKVMRFGAFEGEVQTRLAWMRDVLAPVLSAALRRKPDGVDLIALMGQAITMGDEFHQRNIAASALLMKALAAEIAAGEAKPADKVEVLRFLERTDQFFLNVAMACCKCIMDAGHAVGAGSIVTAMTRNGRDFGIRVSGLGSRWFSAPVNTPVGLFFTGFTQTDANPDIGDSAITETYGIGGAAMIAAPGVTRFVGSGGFSDALEISDKMREIYVDTNPVLQIPTWDFQGACLGLDVRRVVETGITPVINTGIAHRLPGIGQVGAGTVHPPLACFEQALEALAAARAQAV
- the yahI gene encoding putative carbamate kinase (Evidence 3 : Function proposed based on presence of conserved amino acid motif, structural feature or limited homology; PubMedId : 11523892, 7711027; Product type pe : putative enzyme), encoding MIEGIPPRLLIAIGGNAIHPEGIRGTPDEQFDVATRLGHTLLPLMKLDTQLVVTHGNGPVAGKIQMRNLLARKRVEPMSLDICGAHSQGGIGYILMQALENTLREAGHAREVVYMLTQVEVDPDDPAFRNPTKPIGYFYSADEAESLKTELGWEMREDSGRGWRHVVPSPMPRHIVETALIGAAAATGAVVIAGGGGGIPVVRDARGQLHGVEAVIDKDRTSALMANLLGIEDMIILTPVPQVAIDFGKPTQRPLGRVTLAEIRRHQADGQFPPGSMGPKIDAAIQFLEGGGKRVLIGRIEDAVPMLRGETGTSILADAADAGSEARVAPVRA
- the fdrA gene encoding putative acyl-CoA synthetase with NAD(P)-binding Rossmann-fold domain (Evidence 3 : Function proposed based on presence of conserved amino acid motif, structural feature or limited homology; PubMedId : 3309887, 7500942; Product type pe : putative enzyme); its protein translation is MLSAHLIKGTFQDSVTLMVLSRDLSALPEVDRVSVMMGTSANKDVYRETGLWHEALADAAPNDLCVVVDSGSSDPAIAEGIAAQVKERLAALARGGSKARYPIAHSFRRALALAPKADVALISVAGQYAHGLAGEALDAGLNVMIFSDNVEVAQERDLKDRATARGLLVMGPDCGTAIVHGAPLAFANRVPAGSIGVVGASGTGIQELTCQIARRGGGITHALGLGGRDLSDAVGGLSAETALDLVAADAATRVVAFVSKPPAAKVRDRLLEKMGGLGKPVVALFLGDRPGRRDVRDLHLARTLDEAAALAVELAEIDSVAASAPVPKGRGIRGLFTGGTLAGEAAQLLAEALDLAPDAAHADGFMLHAGGHRIVDLGDDVYTRGRPHPMIDPFARNEMIRAVADDADAGVLLVDVVLGFGSHADPAGEVARSVEEMRTARGEGAPIAVVATLTGTPEDPQDYLTQARKLEDAGILIAGSVRAAVLLALRLLSPRRAAPGQPPALLAASPVVVNIGLRGFADDLAANGVDVVHLQWEPPAEGSDRLRRLAAALK